The following proteins come from a genomic window of Suricata suricatta isolate VVHF042 chromosome 5, meerkat_22Aug2017_6uvM2_HiC, whole genome shotgun sequence:
- the LOC115292626 gene encoding olfactory receptor 5H2-like — MEKENATLLTEFILTGLTYEPQWQIPLFLVFLVIYLLTVVGNLGLIALIWKDPQLHIPMYFFLGSLAFVDAWLSSTVTPKLLVNFFAKSKMISLSECMVQFFSFAISATTECFLLATMAYDRYVAICKPLLYPVIMSNTVCTRLLVLSFSGGVLHAIIHNALLFRLTFCNSIIVHHFYCDIIPLFNISCTDPAINFLMVFIFSGSIQVFTILTVLVSYTLVLFTILKKKSLQGIRKAFSTCGAHLLSVSLYYGPLLFMYVHPGSVQADDEDMMDSLFYTVIIPVLNPIIYSLRNKKVLDSLKKVLKRSA; from the coding sequence atggaaaaagaaaatgcaacacTGCTGACAGAGTTCATTCTCACTGGTCTCACATATGAACCACAGTGGCAAATCCCCCTATTCCTGGTGTTCTTGGTTATCTATCTTCTCACCGTTGTGGGGAACCTTGGTTTGATTGCTCTGATATGGAAAGACCCTCAGCTTCACatccccatgtactttttccttggGAGTTTGGCATTTGTGGATGCTTGGCTATCATCCACAGTGACCCCCAAATTGCTGGTCAACTTCTTTGCCAAGAGTaagatgatctctctctctgaatgcatggtacaatttttttcctttgcaatcaGTGCAACCACGGAATGTTTTCTGCTGGCAACAATGGcttatgaccgctatgtggccatatGCAAACCATTACTTTATCCAGTGATTATGTCCAACACAGTATGCACCCGGCTgttagttttgtcattttcaggTGGCGTTCTTCATGCCATAATTCATAATGCTTTGTTATTCAGATTGACCTTCTGCAATTCCATCATAGTACATCACTTTTACTGTGACATTATACCattgtttaatatttcttgtacTGATCCTGCTATTAATTTTCTGatggtatttattttctctgggtCAATACAAGTATTCACCATCTTGACTGTTCTTGTCTCTTATACACTAGTTCTCTtcacaatcttaaaaaagaagtctCTACAAGGCATAAGGAAAGCTTTCTCTACTTGTGGAGCCCATCTCTTATCTGTGTCTTTATACTATGGTCCCCTTCTCTTCATGTATGTGCACCCAGGGTCCGTACAGGCAGATGATGAAGATATGATGGACTCTCTATTTTACACCGTCATAATTCCTGTGTTAAACCCAATTATCTATAGCCTGAGAAATAAGAAAGTACTAGATTCACTGAAAAAAGTGCTAAAGAGAAGTGCTTAA